The DNA sequence TGGGTGTGGTTTGTCGGTGTAACTATAAGAATCCGTAATTTGACACTGTTTCAGGATCCTAACGTCGATGTCTGGTTGGTGTAAGAATATTTTATCAACGGAGCAAAAGAAATCAGACTTTAGGCCCGAAGAACACGGAGTGGGACGTGTGGAACGAACCACGGTACGATCAAAGTAATCTGCACACAAATAGTCAAACTCCTCAATACCATGCATAGACCCTATTCacaaatggcggctgttttattcttggtctgttattgtgcaaattagcccaccaagcctcaccttagagcaagaattcgtTTCAATTTAGCCCGTGACAATTAGGCGTGGTAgactaatttgcacaaggacaaaacaataatgaattggcagccatttatgaataacgtctATGGCCTTTCGTAAAATACCAGGATGTTAATTAAACGATCAGTTCTAGTTATCACCCAGCGCTGACACAACCAAGCTACTAAGATGTATTTTTTTGCAGGAACGAGTTCGTTTGCCGATTTCCAGAAATGCACGAAATAATATGCCTGCTCAATTTTGGTCAACATAACGAAGTGTCCTGTCGAGTCTATGTGTAAATCCATTGTTTATAACTTGGTTAGGGTTAGGCTTAGGGTTTGGATTCCCGTTggtttttttgggggggttAGGACTAGTGTTACAGGTTATATCTGCTTGAAGCGTATAGTTGGGAAGACACTTGAAGAACTTTCCTTGTCCTTTCTGGCCACAAGAAGTGATGGTGAATTTAACGAGAAGGATAAGGGGACACTTCCAATCGTCATGCTTTCCATCATTGTGTTGACAGGCTTGTGCGCGGGCATGTGAGTTCATACATTCACAGCTTTCATTCATACAAGACTCGTTGGATGGAAAGGATTTGGAGTCTGCACTCACAGAATTCGGTACACGAATTCACCGGCAGATTTTTGAACATCTTCAGCAGTATCAATATACATCAATAGGTAACGATCGAATGTGAAACCCGAGGAGTTTGAATGGGTACCCGCGATGTACCTCTCGGTTGCGATGGACAATTATTTATCCCGTCCCGGAGGGGGAGTAGCAACCTTGCGTTATCCCATAGAAACAgtaaatttggtgtcaaacaagCTGACGTTTGGAacattagcccttcatcagaccTATTTTCAGAGCTAATGCATTCTCTCTGGCGAAGGACTAACGTGTGGAACTTGAGTAATATTTTTGCGGTGGcaatagagtgtgttcgctcatgtgacaagaagccatatttgcataatgaaacaaaaggaggaatttgcatcaaaatagagttcaattcgCAAAAGAATATCTTACTCctccaatatggccgccgtttctttgtttactcatCCAATACTCTATTTGACCCCTTTCAGCTtgtttaataccaaattttcgttttccGCTTTCACACCGACACGGTACCacagtttccatggaaactcaCTTCATGAGAAGAAGGTTAAGCGCTTATTACTTgtgcccaggccataggccgaGGGCACAAGTCATAATCTGTGTAGGGTTTTTTACTTgtgcccaggccataggccgaGGGCACAAGTCATAATctgcgtagggtttttttgtattatgtttcctccgctagaaaatggacaaattgcgcaataaTACCCTTGAGGCCTTGCGGCCTTCGCATGCTCAACGAAGCGTCGAAGGAATGATGCGAGTGAGATGCGAGTGGGATATTTCAAGAATGtttatcgtaatgtccgtaaagcctactttgacagacgaactactcacagtgaattctactttgcaaataatattatctgtaatcgaagatcagtgtactggaggacaacgaagttcgaaatgaggaagacagcacttcaaaacaagcttacgttaaatagttatagttcgaatggtaaacaaacagccaagCGGACTTCTGATTTAATCAAGTTTTACGCCGTTTTAAGGTTGTTTGAGGCCAATTCTGgacatcttcaaaatgtttatcggctctaaagaccactacgaataaccaagaggtaaaaagaagtttatacaagctacaaaatgtgaataattttaccctatagattatattcgcatgtgcttgACTTCCCGATCTCTCGCTGAGCTGTTGAACTTTATctgtcttgttgaacttcaagaatacatgtattcgattttataaatatcagtggccatagtagattaataaattcaaacctattgcaaagatcgaagatcagtttagtggaggacaatgaagttcgaagtggtgaagacagcactttaaaacaagctcacgttcaattggtaaacaaacagccgagcgacttctgatttcagcaaattttacgctgttttagagttgtttgaagccaattctggacttcttcaaattttgtatCGGCTCTAGAGAGCACTaggaataatcaagaggtaaaaagaagtttataccggctgcaaaatgtcaatAACTTACctaaagattatattcgcgtgTGCTTGACTTGGCGATCTCTTGCcgaattgttcaactttatcggtcttgttgaacttcaagaatacatctaatcgattttataaatatcagtgaccatagtagattaataaattcaaagataatctttgattttttactGTGTTTTAAAGGAATTCGATGTAATAAACTAGAGAtcgatttcaatatcggaggCCGGGacttggtcacccatccagatatcaaccccgttcaaaagggcttaacttcggtgaacagacgggaaccggtgttttcccaaCTTGGTCACTTGGATTTGGTCACctatccagatatcaacccccttcaacagggcttaacttcggtgaacagacgggaaccggtgttttcccaaCTTGGTGACTTGGatttggtcacccatccagatatcaaccccgttcaaaagggcttaacttcggtgaacagacgggaaccggtgttttcccaaCTTGGTCACTTGGATTTGGTCACctatccagatatcaacccccttcaacagggcttaacttcggtgaacagacgggaaccggtgttttcccaaCTTGGTGACTTGGatttggtcacccatccagatatcaaccccgttcaacagggcttaacttcggtgaacagacgggaaccggtgttttcccaaCTTGGTGACTTGGatttggtcacccatccagatatcaaccccgttcaaaagggcttaacttcggtgaacagacgggaaccggtgttttcccaaCTTGGTCACTTGGatttggtcacccatccagatatcaaccccgttcaaaagggcttaacttcgctgaacagacgggaaccggtgttttcccaagggaacagtcattaagtgttttgttatatatccttttcaaagggtgaacaatttagcagcaactttttcgaagaaagttttttttgcgttccaaattatataaatatttctctccaagtgacatcccctcgaacaatgaaaacaacaagcttaactaggatatatagcaactgtttgcaGTCCTTTATCCCCGAGTAGTACTTCAGCTTCAggtatcccagtctaccggccaggatctagttgcttttcaagtgcaccctgctgatttacccagaaaatttcagcaatattttaaattcgaTAGGCCATCAAGCTTAATACACCAGCAAAAGCCTCCTGGGCACAAGTTCACCCTGGCACAGGGTCTAGTTACTTgtgcccaggccataggccgaGGGCACAAGTCATAATctgcgtagggtttttttgtattatgtttcctccgctagaaaatggacaaattgcgcaataaTACCCTTGAGGCCTTGCGGCCTTCGCATGCTCAACGAAGCGTCGAAGGAATGATGCGAGTGAGATGCGAGTGGGATATTTCAAGAATGtttatcgtaatgtccgtaaagcctactttgacagacgaactactcacagtgaattctactttgcaaataatattatctgtaatcgaagatcagtgtactggaggacaacgaagttcgaaatgaggaagacagcacttcaaaacaagcttacGTGAAATAGTTATAGTtcgaatggtaaacaaacagccaagcggacttctgatttcatcaagttttacgccGTTTTAAGGTTGTTTGAGGCCAATTCTGgacatcttcaaaatgtttatcggctctaaagaccactacgaataaccaagaggtaaaaagaagtttatacaagctacaaaatgtgaataattttaccctatagattatattcgcatATGCTTGACTTCCCGATCTCTCGCTGAGCTGTTGAACTTTATctgtcttgttgaacttcaagaatacatgtattcgattttataaatatcagtggccatagtagattaataaattcaaacctattgcaaagatcgaagatcagtttagtggaggacaatgaagttcgaagtggtgaagacagcactttaaaacaagctcacgttcaattggtaaacaaaaagccgagcgacttctgattttatcaaattttacgCTGTtctagagttgtttgaagccaattctggactttttcaaattttgtatcggctctagagaccactacgaataatcaagaggtaaaaagcaGTTTATACcggctgcaaaatgtcaataatttacccaaagattatattcgcgtgtgcttgacttgccgatctctcgccgaattgttcaactttatcggtcttgttgaacttcaagaatacatctaatcgattttataaatatcagggaccatagtataataataaattcaaagatattgcaaagaaaatctttgattttttgctgtaTTTTAATGGAATTCGATGTAATAAACTAGAGAtcgatttcaatatcggagCCCGTTGACTTGGTCACTTGGatttggtcacccatccagatatcaaccccgttcaacagggcttaacttcggtgaacagacgggaaccggtgtttttcCAAGGCaacagtcattaagtgttttgttgtatatccttttcaaaggatgaacaatttagcagcaagtttttcgaagaaagttttttttgcgttccaaattatataaatatttctctccaagtgacatcccctcgaacaatgaaaacaacaagtttaactaggatatatagcaactgtttgcaATCCCTTATCCCGAAGTAGTACTTCAGCTTCAggtatcccagtctaccggccgggatctagttgcttttcaagtgcaccctgctgatttacccagaaaatttcagcaatattttaaattcgaTAGGCCATCAAGCTTAATACACCAGCAAAAGCCTCCTGGGCACAAGTTCACCCTGGCACAGGGTCTAGTATGAAACAAATTCACAATTTATCCTGGTCTTCAGAAATTTGTACAGAattttgagtgtttttttaattttgactaatttctttattttacgACGTGGCTGTCTTCTCACTTTTTGCCTTTCGTGGATTTGGAAGAAAATCACCCAATTTCTCCTCCTGTTTTCGTTGGACTCGCAAGTAGACCTTTTCTAAAATGTATCTGCTGACCTACTGGTCAATCTACGTGCTTTGTTTTATGTTAAATAAACCAtcttattaaatttttctttgtgtttgaCTATGTGTAGGTGGAATGGTTGCCATCTGTGACATAAGTGAATATAGGACTTGCATCAAGGCTTTTAAGGTAACGTAACTCCTCATGCCTCAACCTCGTTCCTCCAGAATGGACCAATCTTCTTCCACAATGAGGAACATCGTATAAAGTTGTATGCTTTGGAGTATTATTCCACGGATGTGAATCACCGGGTCAGAAGACAATCATTATGACTAGATATCTtgaagtaaaatgaaatttttttactaAATTTACAACTCAAACAGTGTTCCCTCAACTTAACCTCTACTCTGACAAATGACGGAACTTTCGTCGAGTAGTAAATGGATTTCATGTCCCCAATCCATGCCTCCCATTGACTTAAACCACATTTGAAATATCTACCATTTTTATACACAATTATCGTGAActtcagctttcttttttctcttttcagatTCCCTTGCTTGTCAAACTCTTTGACAAATTGTACTCATTAACCAACTTATTGGTTGTCCAACCAGAAAACCTCAAGCAAGTGTGTTCAGAGGAGCAGCTGGTAAGCGCAAGCGCTTCGCCGGTCTGCAAATGTGCTTGACTTTCTCATACGTTACCTTACGCCATGAAATATGTGGGCCATGAGGCTTCAGAATatgttcttttttaatcaCCCTCAAAATACTTTAAAATATCTTTACATAAGTAAATTAGCACGCAGATTAGAGCACGCATCTCACATGTAACATCCGTCTTGTTTTTAGGCAATGCTGGATAAAGCTGTTCTTCAGCAGTTTGTTCAACTTCGTGTTGATTACAGAACTGCTAAACTCTCCAAGCACTTCACCAATTgaacgaaaagaaaactgataGCATAGACGGGCTTCAGGGCAAGGAGAACTGTGCTTAATTTTGTGGGAGAATTGAAAACATTGACCCACACTCCATAAACTACCCACAGATCCACGGGCTAGCCTATGAACTACTCCATGGACTAACCCATGGACTAATCAATGGATTACTCCTCGGACTACCCCTCGGACTACCCCATGGACTAGACTACCCCATGGACCACTCCATGGACTACTCTATGGACTACCCCATGGAGTACCCCATGGACTACCCTATGGACTACTCCTCGGACTACACTAGAGAGTACTCCACGAACTACCCATGGACTaggcaaaaaaataacatacGCGTATATATCATAAAAATATTTGTGTTCTCGATCACCTTCGGGTGCCGTCTTCGTTACCGTTATTTTCGGGCCCATTCCTTTATATTAGTTTTGCTGAGTAAATTGTACAAGTTGATGAAAAGCCCAACGGCTTGGTTTTCATCGGTGAAAAAATTTGCGTATGACTTATGTGGTCTCCTTTGCATAGTAACCCTTACAAGCGCGCCAGGCACTTAGcactgaaaacaaacttaagaGAAAACAAACTGCAGCAAACACTaagagaacaaagaaaatttgccaCATTCTTACACCGAGACAGCTGTTAGACTTTTTGATCTACTTAGCCAAACTATTAAGGGATGGGCTCTAGAATGGCGATAACCAAATGACACCCGAACGTGGTCGTTAGTATGTTTGTttaaatagattccatgttgccgtgcgtctgtttagtaatagatcacagattacgtcaaaatgtggtaagaacaaaaaaagggcacacgaggcgcagcctaGTGTGTCAATGAGTGGTAACTACTACTTGATGATGTTACGACTTGCTGGGTGTCAATGTCTGTCTTAAATGGGGTGTTTTCACGtaacgtcacggcggccatgttggtgtccctaaacaaaggaacggcggCGAGGTTGGTGTCCCCAACGAATCCTCCGGGAATTGAACTTATGcaagtattttcttttgttttggttgaaaaacgtGTTCATTGACCACTTTAGTGAAAACACTCAATGTGCTATGAAAGAAAGAGTAAAAATAGCCAAAGACAATCAGTTCCAGATAGAAAAATCAGTCTCAAAGACTGGGAAGAAGCTGGATTCCCCATAACTCTTGCAAGCTAAGAGAATTATGTTCATTGTGTTCACTAAAGATCGAAGAACAGCGAATGGATCCGAAAGGGTTTAACCCTAAAAAGGGTCTAACCCTAAAAATTAAGTCATTCAAAGTGTGCGAATTTTAATGAGATGTGGAAATCTGTAGTTAAGGTTGTCATATATTTCCATTGAATCATTTCTACTTTTGAAACTTGAATAAATGTACCTTAGATTAGCTTTTCCTGAAAAATAAGAACGAAGCCGCTTCCTCTAGAAGCTCGAGTGAAAACAGTCGTCAGGCAAGTTACCAGCGTCCCGTTGCTTGTAACCTGTCACCTGTGACATGTGACCTCTGGCCTGCATTTTAGACCCTCTGACATTTTTCGAAGTCCCCCGATGGGTGTGCTATGGTTTGCTTTGGTCTAACCGATTAGTATTCAACAATAACCTGCAGGATTATACAGATATCATGGGCGTTGGACGATTTGTTCCGAGTATATATCGTACTGGTTACGTGATCAATGTAAATTTTTTGATTACTAAATTAGACATGGATGAGACCAGTTGACTCCTACGAAGCGAAGGTGTGTTATCCCCTTATTAACAATACTTTTAGTATATTTTCCTTTAAGAGCCACGCACAGGTCTCTGTGCATTTGTGAAGTTTTTCTTCCCAGTTTCTCGGGAATTATCTACAAAGAATCGTTCTGTCGAAAACGTAGACTATAGACTGCAGCCCAGGCGCAAAATGCAGACTGAATACTACACATCAGGGGAAAACTTGAGATTTGGGTGAAAATATCTAAAATATGCCATATGGGAAAACATCCAGGATAAACCGTGTGTTTATGTCTAGCGAAGGATTGACCTCAGTGTTAGATGTCTTTGCTGTTTTCTGTGCTTTGGTTCCACTCATTTACTTTGCGGAACTACTAGATACCTTACATTATTTTTGGTCCCCTTCGATTTTTCACAACGATGCCTTAGTGCAGACGGAAagactagaataaattccgcgtCCATCCAtaccaattttggccaaaatgcagGGGGAGTACCATGTCAGCCGCTGTCTTTCACCGAGTTCGTAATGTAATGTCACCAACATTACTATCATTACTAATGATTGTGATTTTGTTGTCAGTGTTGTCGTTGGGGTTGGTGATGTTATTCTTGTAGTAGTCATTTTTAcatttattgttgttataattaacaattattccatgagcgcgcgttggatatgagatggtaaataggcaacgaggcgcgtagcgccgagttggctataaccagtctcatatccaacaagcgcgaatggaataattgttttattaaattccttaaatccaaaaatttgaagtacgaaatacgagcgaaaaaagcgagaaaatccgagcgaaatcgaaaaaaacttgatgaagacgcgatgttgtgtaaccaCCTTGCAGTCAGACAGACTTAGGCTCATCACTAAAACATTTCTtcccttttcgcgtacttctaaacgtcggcattgatcgaaactttccacaaaaaagtttttttttcgtttttggctttattcagagaaaatttcgctttccggcgaaaacatttttagcttagcaacgattagcgcaatcatttaccatataaggttaaacgaaggtatatgagctcataaccaagattgagtgaaccaatgaGAGTACgtgaaatgcattatccgaggttgagaatttaataattattagtatttaacCTCAACTGAAAACATAACATTGAAAATCTCTCTAATATCACTTACACAGAAATATCATCCCTGCTAATGTCAATTGTGTTAACATCTAGGGCattctgaaaataaacacGTCAGTCATGTTCCTTTGTTCCTTCCTTGCAGTTTTGGAGATGGAGAAGTCACGCATCCATTGAAGATCAACTGTGTAACGTTGATAGGAACGTGTTTACTTTACGTAATCATGACCGGTGTGATATCAATGCACTaacataaattattctttacaTGACCTATTCGTATAAACGAGGGCTTGAGAAGACTTCGGACTGAGAACTGCACCAAAAAGCTGGTGAACAGGAAAAACGCGGAAAAAAATGGCTCGTCTCGAATCAAGCGGTAAACCAATTACTCAACGGG is a window from the Acropora palmata chromosome 1, jaAcrPala1.3, whole genome shotgun sequence genome containing:
- the LOC141892179 gene encoding exocyst complex component 5-like, giving the protein METSLLIFYSLISQEISKRIPLRMHANSLDSNTETLLSQDVAVSLLQENKMALKRCESLSSPSEVAANGVDIYHKLLYHLCGEHIDYALNLTLQVLPSAEPKVPPEGFFFKVVEQANAIFHLLEKHFTDCVIGLVAASPVYAECVRKKKEVMSMMESKLDSGIDRILTSMSGWCKNILSTEQKKSDFRPEEHGVGRVERTTACARACEFIHSQLSFIQDSLDGKDLESALTEFGTRIHRQIFEHLQQYQYTSIGGMVAICDISEYRTCIKAFKIPLLVKLFDKLYSLTNLLVVQPENLKQVCSEEQLAMLDKAVLQQFVQLRVDYRTAKLSKHFTN